A region from the Drosophila ananassae strain 14024-0371.13 chromosome 2L, ASM1763931v2, whole genome shotgun sequence genome encodes:
- the LOC26514979 gene encoding CLIP domain-containing serine protease 2, with protein MRVYFVVLALPYLFSTTLTASVKPEECGRVNEVQLGNGELRTEFNEHPWIGKIEDDNRRLLCVAVLIDARHALTAAHCVHNPSVEIKNLVFGDWESGNNSAAITAEATQNVPVKRIKMHPDYKLGESDNDLAIIELMENVVNTEFVQPICLPSADEKKGDKASGDLVLAGYERPYLEGRTVPLETRRIKIPFEATSSQECHKKIEIFPAELICGYSSRSPLSGSALVEAVGNPKKFHLIGIVVAGVRSHSEKKVLQGHINIPSRLDWIQRNIS; from the exons ATGCGGGTCTACTTTGTTGTACTCGCTTTaccttatttattttcaa CCACCCTTACAGCTTCTGTGAAGCCGGAAGAATGCGGCAGAGTGAACGAGGTTCAGTTAGGTAATGGAGAGCTTCGTACCGAATTCAATGAGCATCCGTGGATTGGAAAAATAGAGGATGATAACCGAAGACTCCTATGTGTGGCAGTCCTCATAGATGCCCGCCATGCCTTAACTGCTGCCCATTGTGTCCATAACCCCAGTGTGGAAATCAAGAACTTGGTTTTCGGTGATTGGGAGTCGGGCAACAACAGCGCTGCCATAACTGCAGAAGCAACGCAAAACGTTCCGGtcaaaagaataaaaatgCATCCGGACTACAAGCTTGGAGAGTCTGACAACGATTTGGCCATCATAGAGCTTATGGAAAATGTGGTCAACACCGAGTTCGTGCAACCAATTTGCCTGCCTTCTGCTGACGAAAAGAAAGGGGACAAAGCTAGCGGCGATCTTGTATTAGCTGGCTATGAGAGACCTTATTTGGAAGGTCGAACTGTCCCTCTGGAAACCAGAAGAATTAAAATTCCATTTGAAGCTACCAGCAGCCAAGAGTGTCACAAGAAGATTGAAATATTTCCAGCAGAACTGATTTGCGGCTACTCCAGTCGTTCGCCTCTTTCCGGATCTGCTTTGGTGGAAGCTGTCGGGAATCCCAAGAAATTCCATCTAATTGGCATCGTAGTGGCTGGTGTTCGTTCCCACTCTGAGAAAAAGGTTCTTCAGGGTCATATAAACATACCATCCCGGTTGGATTGGATTCAGAGGAATATCAGTTAA